A single genomic interval of Flavobacterium sp. N2820 harbors:
- the pckA gene encoding phosphoenolpyruvate carboxykinase (ATP), with protein sequence MDTNAQITKSISLEKYGIVNVSEIIYNPSYEFLYNEELNPTLEGFERGQLSELGAVNVMTGEFTGRSPKDKYIVKDSVTENTVWWNSDKAANDNKPISQTTWNALKETTVKQLSGKRLFVVDAFCGANEDTRLKVRFIMEVAWQAHFVKNMFIRPTEAELENFGEPDFIVMNGSKTSFKDYAAHGLNSEVYVAFNLTEKIQLIGGTWYGGEMKKGLFSMMNYYLPLQGIASMHCSANKGKDGDVAVFFGLSGTGKTTLSTDPKRELIGDDEHGWDNDGVFNFEGGCYAKTIDLSAANEPDIFGAIKKDALLENVTLDADGKIDFKDGSVTQNTRVSYPIYHIDNIVRPVSKAGHATKVIFLTADAFGVMPPVSKLTPEQTKYYFLSGFTAKLAGTERGVTQPEPTFSACFGKAFLSLHPTKYGEELVKKMEQHNATAYMVNTGWNGTGKRISIKDTRAIIDAILDGSIEKAATKTVPVFNFVVPTALHDVNPAILDPRDTYADAAEWQTKAEDLASRFIKNFVQYTDNEEGKNLVAAGPKLG encoded by the coding sequence ATGGATACGAATGCCCAAATTACGAAATCGATTTCGTTAGAAAAATACGGAATCGTTAATGTATCAGAAATAATCTACAATCCTTCATATGAATTTTTATATAATGAAGAATTAAATCCAACTTTAGAAGGTTTCGAAAGAGGTCAATTGTCTGAACTTGGTGCGGTAAATGTAATGACAGGTGAATTTACAGGTCGTTCTCCAAAAGATAAATATATAGTAAAAGACAGTGTTACCGAAAACACCGTTTGGTGGAATTCTGATAAAGCTGCAAACGATAACAAGCCTATTTCTCAAACTACATGGAATGCTTTAAAAGAAACCACGGTTAAACAGCTTTCTGGAAAAAGATTGTTTGTTGTAGATGCTTTTTGTGGCGCTAATGAAGATACAAGATTAAAAGTTCGCTTTATCATGGAAGTGGCTTGGCAAGCGCATTTTGTTAAAAATATGTTCATTCGTCCAACAGAAGCAGAATTGGAAAATTTTGGTGAGCCAGATTTTATTGTAATGAATGGCTCAAAAACAAGTTTCAAAGACTATGCTGCACACGGATTAAATTCTGAAGTATATGTTGCGTTCAATTTAACCGAGAAAATTCAGTTAATTGGTGGAACTTGGTATGGTGGTGAGATGAAAAAAGGATTGTTCTCAATGATGAACTATTACTTGCCATTACAAGGAATTGCCTCAATGCATTGTTCTGCGAATAAAGGAAAAGATGGAGATGTAGCTGTTTTCTTCGGATTATCGGGAACAGGAAAAACCACTTTGTCTACTGATCCAAAGCGCGAATTAATTGGAGATGATGAACACGGATGGGACAATGATGGTGTTTTTAATTTTGAAGGCGGTTGTTATGCGAAAACAATTGATTTAAGTGCTGCTAATGAACCAGATATTTTTGGGGCCATTAAAAAAGATGCATTATTAGAAAATGTAACTCTTGATGCGGATGGAAAAATTGATTTTAAAGATGGCTCAGTTACACAAAATACACGTGTTTCTTATCCAATTTATCATATTGATAACATTGTAAGACCCGTTTCTAAAGCAGGTCACGCTACAAAAGTTATTTTCTTAACAGCTGATGCATTTGGAGTAATGCCACCCGTTTCTAAATTAACACCAGAGCAAACAAAATATTATTTCTTATCAGGATTTACAGCTAAATTAGCAGGTACAGAAAGAGGAGTAACCCAACCAGAACCAACATTTTCAGCTTGTTTTGGAAAAGCATTCTTGTCTTTACATCCAACAAAATATGGCGAAGAACTTGTTAAGAAAATGGAGCAACATAATGCTACAGCTTATATGGTAAATACAGGTTGGAACGGTACAGGGAAACGAATTTCTATCAAAGATACTAGAGCAATTATTGATGCTATTTTAGATGGTTCTATTGAGAAAGCAGCAACAAAAACAGTTCCGGTATTTAATTTTGTTGTGCCTACGGCTTTACATGATGTAAATCCTGCTATTTTAGATCCAAGAGATACCTACGCTGATGCAGCAGAATGGCAAACAAAAGCAGAAGATTTAGCTTCAAGATTTATTAAAAATTTCGTACAATATACAGACAATGAAGAAGGTAAAAACCTTGTTGCTGCGGGTCCAAAATTAGGATAA